The DNA segment CGAATTCAATCCCGGCGGCGTGGCTCTCACCGGACTTTGGGATGTGGACGGTCGCAACGTGGACCCGCAAACGGTGACTGACACTGACCCGCGCACGGCCACGCTGGGCTCGTTCGTCGGGCAAGACCCCAGCGGTCAATGGACATTGTTCCTCGCCGACGTTCACCCGGGTTCTGAAGGCCAGTTGGTTAACTGGGGTCTCGTGATCACATCAGTGCCGGAACCGGGCACGCTTGCGTTGCTCGCGCTGGGTTTGAGTGGCGTGGTCGTTGCCAGCCTCAGACGCCGGGGTTAATTTTTCTTCTGTATTTTCGTTCGCTCACCTGGCCGGTATACGCCATTGGGCGGAGCTTCCCCTCTCAAGTTTCACCCATCGTTTGCCGATTCCATACAAGGGCTGTCGGGATGGCGTCTGTCTTGTCGCGACAAGCCTGAACCTCCGCCGCAACGCCACTTATACATGTATCTTGTCACCGATAACAAATGCACCTGCGCGAACTGCAATGCGGTAATTGATTACTACACCAGCCAGGTCGGGCAGATCGTGGAGTGCCCCGCGTGCGGCGAAAAAAGCCGTTTGCCCGCGCCCATCCAACTCATCGTGCTCCATCCTGAAGGGCCGCCCGTGCCAGAATTCCGCAACTGCGAAATCTGTGGAAGTCAGATGCAATTTTGGAGCCGCCATTGCGCTCTCTGCGAAGCTGCCCGCCGCCGTCGCCGTCGCAACATACAAATACTTATCGGCAGCGCTGCGATTGTGATTCTCGCCTTGGCCGGCTTGGCCGTGCAACGCTTCGCAAAACCGGAGCCAGTCCAGGCCGTCGCCTTGCCGCCCGCCAAGCCCCTGGACCTCACCATTCACGCCGCCACGAACATCCCCACCGCCACCGGTTCGCACATGCTCATCGAGCAACCGCGCCCGCGCCTCCCCAAGTCCACCAACGATTTTCGCCCCGGCATTTTCGTCCTCGAAAAACGCCGCGGCAGCGATCTCGTCATGGCCGTCGGCGATCTCCAAAACGATTCCGAATACACCCGCACCAGCATCCGCATTGACCTCGACCTCCTCGACAAATTTGGCAAACGCATCGGCACCGTCAGCGATTATTTTACCCAACTCGGCCCTCACCAAAGCGGACACTTCCTCGCCACCGTCAACGACCCCCTCGCCCTCAGCGTCCGCCTCGCCTACATCTCCGAAGACAAATAACCCGCGAAATTCGCGCGCATTGGCGTGCAATCGCGCGCACCTCTGCCCGCCTTCATTCCTCCCTACCAAAATTAAAAAGCTAATACCTCAACCCGCACCACCACATCATCTCAATCGCAATACATTAACCCTTAATATCTTACAGCTCACCAAGCGCCTTTTCCATTAACCTGTAACCTGTCCTCCCGCCTCAACGTCTGTTTGGATGCAGCGCAGT comes from the Verrucomicrobiia bacterium genome and includes:
- a CDS encoding FxLYD domain-containing protein — encoded protein: MYLVTDNKCTCANCNAVIDYYTSQVGQIVECPACGEKSRLPAPIQLIVLHPEGPPVPEFRNCEICGSQMQFWSRHCALCEAARRRRRRNIQILIGSAAIVILALAGLAVQRFAKPEPVQAVALPPAKPLDLTIHAATNIPTATGSHMLIEQPRPRLPKSTNDFRPGIFVLEKRRGSDLVMAVGDLQNDSEYTRTSIRIDLDLLDKFGKRIGTVSDYFTQLGPHQSGHFLATVNDPLALSVRLAYISEDK